A window from Candidatus Nitrospira neomarina encodes these proteins:
- a CDS encoding proteasome accessory factor PafA2 family protein, with translation MHNRIFGIETEYGLLIKADQPDVSSPWIAHRIIEHLFGRKKHGVIDWHYRGHDEPPGNGGFLLNAGRMYVDMGHLEYASPECHSLWDLVAVDRAGDWLLQDCLEELGLSELVSIIKNNIDHETDATFGCHENYLVTRDFPFTYQGLGMLMPFLVTRQVFTGAGRIGKARSVDGWIGLDDIEGRGGPQSRKSTEEGVIYQISQRPDYIVNDFFEWVQHNRAIVNTRDEPLADPERFRRLHLLMGDSNMAEEATLLKMGTTGLVLQLIEEGHAPQGLDFDDPVQTLRAISHDPQQKWMVTLSTGRHLSALDIQEQFWEAAAKQYAGQDEETDWVLGHWESVVKDLREGFQAVVGRVDWASKLWLLENFRKAEKLEWDDPWLKSLDLEYHNVDPQAGLYHGMTEEGDAPRFTTNDLVELAKGQPPRNTRAFGRAEIIRHVVKEGWADFLEKATGHHDPRRPPYVINWSVLQLQGSPAFVMADPFRSYVQESRDYCADWSSRPSHESLSKKEMPK, from the coding sequence ATGCATAATCGAATTTTCGGTATTGAAACCGAATATGGCCTGCTCATCAAGGCCGATCAACCGGACGTGTCTTCTCCTTGGATTGCCCACCGGATCATTGAACATTTATTTGGCCGGAAAAAACACGGCGTCATTGACTGGCATTATCGTGGGCATGATGAACCTCCAGGCAATGGAGGCTTTCTGTTAAATGCAGGCCGGATGTATGTCGATATGGGACATCTTGAATATGCCTCACCGGAATGTCATTCGCTGTGGGATTTAGTGGCAGTAGACCGCGCCGGAGATTGGCTGTTGCAGGACTGTCTGGAAGAGCTTGGGCTTTCCGAACTGGTGTCGATCATTAAAAACAATATTGATCATGAGACAGACGCGACCTTTGGTTGCCATGAAAACTATCTGGTCACGCGGGACTTTCCGTTTACCTATCAAGGGTTGGGGATGCTCATGCCGTTTCTGGTCACCCGCCAGGTCTTTACGGGCGCGGGGCGAATCGGGAAGGCGCGTTCCGTGGACGGCTGGATTGGCTTGGATGATATTGAGGGACGTGGAGGGCCCCAGTCACGGAAATCAACCGAAGAGGGGGTGATCTATCAGATTTCCCAGCGTCCGGATTATATCGTCAACGACTTTTTTGAATGGGTTCAGCATAACCGGGCAATTGTGAATACTCGGGATGAACCCCTGGCCGATCCAGAACGATTCCGGCGGTTGCACTTGCTCATGGGCGATTCGAATATGGCAGAAGAAGCGACTCTTTTAAAAATGGGGACGACCGGCTTGGTTCTGCAATTAATCGAAGAAGGGCATGCCCCGCAAGGATTGGATTTCGATGATCCTGTCCAGACCCTGCGAGCTATCTCTCACGACCCTCAGCAAAAATGGATGGTCACGCTCTCAACCGGCCGGCATCTTTCTGCTTTGGATATTCAAGAGCAGTTTTGGGAAGCCGCCGCCAAACAGTATGCCGGGCAGGATGAGGAAACCGACTGGGTCCTGGGCCATTGGGAATCGGTCGTGAAGGATTTACGAGAGGGCTTTCAAGCGGTGGTCGGCCGGGTTGATTGGGCCTCCAAGCTCTGGTTGTTGGAGAACTTTCGGAAAGCGGAGAAGTTGGAATGGGACGATCCCTGGTTGAAAAGTCTGGATTTGGAATATCACAATGTGGATCCGCAGGCAGGGCTTTATCATGGCATGACAGAAGAAGGCGATGCACCGCGCTTCACGACGAATGATTTGGTCGAATTGGCGAAAGGGCAACCGCCACGAAACACTCGTGCGTTTGGGCGAGCAGAAATCATTCGCCATGTCGTCAAGGAAGGGTGGGCGGATTTTTTAGAAAAGGCGACAGGCCATCACGATCCGCGTCGTCCGCCCTATGTCATCAATTGGTCGGTTTTGCAACTTCAGGGGAGTCCGGCTTTTGTCATGGCCGATCCCTTTCGCAGTTATGTGCAGGAAAGTCGGGATTATTGCGCAGACTGGTCTTCTCGTCCTTCCCATGAATCCCTCTCGAAGAAGGAAATGCCTAAGTAA
- a CDS encoding efflux RND transporter permease subunit, whose product MTAIFIHRPVLSIVISLLITLLGLLSFTQLPVTQFPEITPPEVNVTSKFIGANAEAVVKAVVTPLERAINGVAGMAYMASVSGNDGTSIIQIIFNAGTDPEIAAVNVQNRVASALEELPPEAIKSGVIVEKVQNSMLLYINILSLDPTIDEKFLYNFTDINILKELKRIDGVGFAEIMGSREYAMRVWLRPNKLVMYNISALEVIEKLQAQNVEAAPGKIGESSGRDKNAQALQYVLKYTGKHNTKEAYEDIVLSSTDEGEILRLKDVADVEFDSQDYDVLSKENGQASAAILLKQRPGSNAKEVIQSIKEKMQEIKSTAFPPGMDYSISYDVSEFLDASIDQVLTTLIEAFLLVSLVVFVFLQNVRLTLIPILAVPVSLVGTFFFMHIMGFSLNLITLFALVLAIGIVVDNAIVVIEAVHAKMENSGIGAQLATEQAMHEISGAIIAITLVMSAVFLPVAFMDGPTGIFYRQFSLTMACSIILSGVTALTLTPALCTVFLKNTHHSQQPQDGRLQRLFHGFNHWYDNLSDNYKKLVSAIANRRVVTFGILLGFSVGAGLVGAFVPSGFIPNEDQGTIYANVTAPTGATLERTEKVVDEVQQIASGLEDVTSVSSLAGFSILSEGTGSVYGMNLISLKNWNDRTASDRDIIGVLEEKTKHIKDASIEFFTPPPVPGYGNSSGFEMRLLDKTGSDSLAELQKTADDFVDDLNLRPEIANAFTTFNARFPQYLLHIDGEKAAQKGVTAENAMNTLQALIGSVYATNFIRFGQMYKVMVQALPEFRAEPEDLMKLYIKNDAGEMVHFSSFLRVEKIYGPEQVTRYNMYPSAMINGQPATGYSSGQAITAIKEVAASKLPKGFGYDWAGSSRDEAQMGNQAIYIFLICLIFVYLLLAAQYESFLLPMPVILSLPIGVFGALFFLLLMGLENNIYAQIAMIMLIGILGKNAILIIEFATLQQKGGKTPLEAAIEGAAIRLRPILMTSFAFIAGLLPLMFASGAGEIGNNTIGSAAAGGMLFGTIFGVILIPGLFVVFATMGTTKNLEEESKTGKAPRLSFKSRFKFARRLAKLQ is encoded by the coding sequence ATGACAGCTATATTTATTCATCGTCCGGTCCTTTCCATTGTCATTTCTCTGTTAATTACCTTACTGGGCTTGTTGTCCTTTACCCAGCTCCCTGTCACTCAGTTTCCAGAGATTACGCCTCCCGAGGTCAATGTGACGTCCAAATTTATCGGGGCAAATGCCGAAGCGGTGGTCAAGGCGGTTGTGACCCCGCTTGAACGAGCCATTAATGGTGTCGCCGGAATGGCCTACATGGCGTCCGTTTCCGGCAATGATGGCACGAGCATTATCCAGATTATTTTTAACGCCGGGACCGACCCGGAAATTGCCGCTGTGAATGTCCAGAACAGAGTGGCTTCCGCCTTGGAAGAGTTGCCCCCAGAAGCAATAAAATCCGGGGTAATCGTCGAGAAGGTGCAAAACAGTATGTTGTTGTATATCAACATTCTCAGCCTGGATCCCACCATAGACGAAAAATTTCTTTACAATTTTACCGATATCAATATCCTGAAGGAGCTGAAAAGAATAGATGGGGTAGGGTTTGCTGAAATTATGGGTTCAAGGGAATATGCCATGCGTGTGTGGTTAAGGCCCAATAAACTGGTCATGTACAACATTTCAGCCCTCGAGGTTATTGAAAAACTACAGGCCCAGAATGTAGAGGCCGCGCCGGGTAAAATTGGTGAAAGCTCAGGTAGGGATAAGAACGCCCAGGCCCTTCAGTACGTATTAAAATATACCGGCAAGCACAACACCAAAGAAGCCTATGAAGACATTGTGTTAAGCAGTACGGATGAAGGGGAAATTTTGCGGCTAAAAGATGTCGCAGACGTTGAATTCGATTCACAAGATTATGATGTTCTTTCCAAAGAAAACGGGCAAGCCTCTGCTGCGATTCTGTTAAAACAGCGGCCTGGCAGCAATGCCAAGGAAGTGATTCAATCGATCAAGGAAAAAATGCAGGAAATAAAATCAACGGCTTTTCCCCCGGGAATGGATTACAGTATCAGTTATGATGTTTCTGAGTTTTTGGATGCCTCCATTGACCAAGTTCTGACAACGTTAATTGAAGCATTTCTTTTGGTATCCCTGGTGGTGTTTGTCTTTTTGCAGAATGTTCGACTCACCCTCATTCCTATTTTGGCCGTACCGGTATCCCTGGTCGGCACATTTTTCTTTATGCACATAATGGGTTTTTCCCTGAATCTCATCACACTATTTGCGTTGGTGCTTGCCATAGGTATTGTTGTCGACAACGCGATCGTGGTGATTGAAGCCGTTCATGCCAAAATGGAGAATTCAGGAATTGGAGCCCAGCTGGCTACGGAACAAGCCATGCATGAAATTAGCGGGGCCATAATTGCCATTACTCTCGTCATGTCGGCTGTGTTTTTGCCTGTCGCGTTTATGGATGGCCCGACGGGAATTTTTTATAGGCAGTTTTCCTTGACTATGGCCTGTTCAATTATTCTTTCAGGGGTCACCGCCCTCACACTGACTCCTGCCCTCTGTACCGTTTTTCTTAAAAATACTCACCACAGCCAACAGCCTCAAGATGGGCGGCTGCAGAGATTATTTCATGGGTTTAATCATTGGTATGACAATCTGTCCGATAATTATAAAAAACTTGTCAGCGCGATAGCGAACAGAAGAGTAGTGACTTTTGGGATCCTGCTTGGTTTTTCCGTAGGCGCTGGTTTGGTCGGGGCGTTTGTTCCCTCGGGCTTTATTCCTAATGAAGATCAGGGGACAATTTATGCCAATGTTACTGCTCCAACAGGCGCGACTCTTGAACGCACGGAAAAAGTTGTGGATGAAGTGCAACAGATTGCATCCGGATTAGAGGATGTGACATCCGTCTCAAGCCTTGCGGGATTTAGCATCCTGTCTGAAGGTACGGGTTCCGTTTATGGGATGAATCTCATCAGTTTGAAAAATTGGAATGACCGAACGGCCTCTGATAGGGATATTATTGGCGTTCTGGAGGAAAAAACCAAACATATTAAAGATGCCAGTATTGAATTTTTTACCCCTCCCCCCGTACCGGGTTATGGGAATTCCAGTGGTTTTGAAATGCGGTTATTAGACAAAACCGGTTCGGATTCCCTTGCGGAATTGCAAAAAACGGCCGATGACTTTGTCGATGACCTCAACCTACGGCCGGAAATCGCTAATGCCTTTACCACGTTCAATGCCCGTTTTCCACAATATTTGTTACATATTGATGGCGAGAAGGCGGCGCAAAAGGGTGTCACGGCGGAAAACGCGATGAATACCCTTCAGGCCCTGATTGGCAGTGTGTATGCGACCAACTTTATCCGTTTCGGTCAGATGTATAAAGTCATGGTACAGGCGCTACCCGAATTTCGTGCAGAACCTGAAGACCTGATGAAGTTATATATTAAAAATGACGCGGGTGAAATGGTCCACTTTTCTTCTTTTCTCCGTGTTGAAAAAATTTATGGTCCTGAACAGGTGACCCGTTACAATATGTACCCATCCGCCATGATCAATGGGCAGCCTGCAACCGGGTATAGCAGCGGTCAAGCTATTACGGCGATCAAAGAGGTGGCTGCCAGTAAATTACCGAAAGGGTTTGGGTACGATTGGGCAGGGTCTTCGCGAGATGAAGCCCAGATGGGCAATCAGGCCATTTACATTTTTCTCATTTGTTTAATATTCGTGTATCTACTCCTCGCCGCACAATATGAGAGTTTTCTGCTGCCCATGCCGGTGATTCTTTCGCTACCCATTGGGGTGTTTGGAGCCTTATTTTTCCTCTTGCTGATGGGATTGGAAAATAATATCTACGCTCAAATTGCGATGATCATGTTAATCGGCATCCTCGGTAAAAATGCCATTCTGATCATCGAATTCGCCACGTTGCAACAAAAGGGAGGGAAAACCCCGCTTGAAGCAGCCATTGAAGGGGCGGCCATTCGTTTGCGTCCTATTTTGATGACATCATTTGCATTTATTGCCGGGCTTCTTCCGTTAATGTTTGCCTCGGGTGCAGGGGAGATTGGGAACAATACCATTGGCTCGGCGGCGGCTGGAGGTATGTTGTTCGGGACCATTTTCGGCGTGATTCTTATCCCGGGTTTATTTGTGGTATTTGCAACGATGGGAACGACAAAAAATCTTGAGGAAGAATCAAAAACAGGGAAGGCTCCGCGATTGAGTTTCAAGTCCCGGTTTAAATTTGCCCGCAGGTTGGCCAAACTTCAATAG
- a CDS encoding proteasome accessory factor PafA2 family protein yields MNPIRLFGIETEYGIAREDIETADPVVESMELVRAYLDGHFTRRWDYRGEHPHEDQRGFRVTELAQDKEEDLFAEQDAHRPFSFHEMKSDLVLPNGARFYNDHTHPEYSTPECRSLKDMVAHDRAGERILWMAAQRRNQALGGPMVQLYKNNTDFHGHSYGCHDNYLVSRELNFENLARGLMPFLVSRQLIAGAGKVGREAQERGFEPGGFQLSQRADFMEAELGVDTMHNRPILNTRDEPHANRERYRRLHLIVGDANMCEYATALKIGTTRVVLDMIAGGLLPPCELDSPVQAIQTLSRDPDLSALVKRQSGGMISGVDIQREYLNLARKYFVEMDEETTWILREWEQVLGLLERDRWQLVGKIDWVTKWWLLETFRQTEDIGWDDPWLASLDLEYHNLDPDRGLFFGLEAEGRTTRISQEQDIQEAMKHGPRDTRGGLRGLCVQRFGQDITSIQWEGVHFEGQNGGLHLDLLDHLEPVAVAQCRSVIEHAETPFDMMESMVLKK; encoded by the coding sequence ATGAATCCTATTCGCCTCTTTGGTATTGAAACTGAATATGGGATTGCGCGGGAAGATATCGAGACCGCCGATCCTGTCGTGGAATCCATGGAACTGGTGCGAGCTTATCTTGACGGACATTTTACCCGCCGCTGGGATTATCGTGGTGAGCATCCCCATGAAGATCAACGGGGTTTTCGGGTGACGGAGTTAGCACAGGATAAAGAAGAGGACCTGTTCGCGGAGCAGGATGCCCATCGGCCTTTTTCCTTCCATGAAATGAAAAGTGACCTTGTCCTTCCCAATGGGGCGCGATTTTATAATGACCATACGCATCCTGAGTATTCCACGCCGGAATGCCGGTCTCTCAAGGATATGGTCGCGCATGATCGGGCCGGCGAGCGTATCCTGTGGATGGCGGCGCAACGCCGAAATCAGGCCCTTGGTGGCCCAATGGTTCAGCTGTATAAAAACAACACGGATTTTCATGGGCATAGTTATGGCTGCCATGATAATTACCTGGTCTCGCGCGAGCTCAATTTCGAGAATTTGGCTCGTGGACTCATGCCTTTTCTGGTCAGCAGGCAATTGATCGCCGGTGCAGGCAAGGTCGGTCGGGAAGCGCAAGAGCGCGGGTTTGAGCCTGGCGGGTTTCAATTGTCCCAACGCGCAGATTTTATGGAGGCCGAGTTGGGGGTGGATACCATGCACAACCGACCGATTCTCAATACGCGAGACGAACCGCATGCGAATCGTGAGCGCTACCGGCGACTACATCTTATCGTGGGTGATGCCAATATGTGTGAATATGCCACGGCCCTGAAAATCGGCACGACTCGGGTGGTGTTGGATATGATTGCCGGCGGGCTCTTGCCGCCCTGTGAGCTTGACTCCCCGGTGCAGGCCATTCAGACGCTCTCTCGTGACCCTGATTTGAGCGCCCTTGTGAAACGGCAGTCGGGCGGCATGATTTCCGGGGTGGATATTCAACGGGAGTACTTGAATTTGGCTAGGAAATATTTTGTTGAAATGGATGAAGAAACCACCTGGATTCTGCGCGAATGGGAGCAGGTATTAGGCCTTCTCGAACGGGATCGATGGCAGCTTGTGGGAAAAATCGATTGGGTGACTAAATGGTGGTTGCTTGAAACCTTTAGGCAGACCGAGGATATCGGTTGGGATGATCCTTGGCTTGCCAGCTTGGATCTGGAATATCATAATCTGGATCCCGATCGTGGCCTGTTTTTCGGGTTGGAAGCCGAAGGGCGAACAACCCGGATATCACAGGAGCAAGATATTCAGGAAGCAATGAAGCATGGGCCTCGTGATACCCGTGGAGGTCTCCGGGGGTTGTGTGTTCAACGATTTGGTCAAGACATTACATCGATACAATGGGAAGGAGTACATTTTGAGGGTCAAAATGGGGGACTGCATCTTGACCTGCTGGATCACCTTGAGCCGGTGGCAGTCGCTCAATGTCGGTCTGTGATTGAGCATGCCGAGACCCCCTTTGATATGATGGAATCCATGGTTTTAAAAAAATAG
- a CDS encoding efflux RND transporter periplasmic adaptor subunit, whose protein sequence is MKTHVVLCFAVCLLTVSCTYKKEAESVDTHKVIYPILEDVTYSKKYVAQIQSVNYVEIRSKIRGYIGKIYVDEGQPVKKGQLLFALTHNVFEKELQKANAAFRSAVADLKVAEVELANVRVLVEKTIVSKTELYVIQAKVDALKADVEEALANKEQQALNLSFSRIRAPFDGFINRIPNKVGSLIAEGDILTSLSDNHEVFAYFNLSEVDYLNYIASGEQGAKAVSFELANQVLYEYEGTIEMIESEFDSSTGNIALRARFPNPDGLLKQGANGKVIVNETLQDALVIPQKSTFEIQDKLYVYVVNKDNVLEQRNIVSKMRLPKFYVVESGLSNDEQILFEGVENVMNGDQVHPVHVKIARAMM, encoded by the coding sequence ATGAAAACTCACGTAGTCCTGTGTTTTGCCGTCTGCTTACTCACGGTATCCTGCACCTATAAAAAAGAGGCAGAAAGCGTTGATACCCATAAGGTGATTTATCCCATTTTAGAAGACGTCACCTATAGCAAAAAATATGTCGCCCAAATTCAGTCGGTAAACTATGTAGAGATACGAAGTAAAATTAGAGGGTATATTGGGAAAATCTATGTGGATGAAGGGCAACCGGTCAAGAAAGGGCAGTTATTGTTTGCTCTGACCCATAACGTATTTGAAAAAGAATTACAAAAAGCAAATGCGGCATTCCGAAGTGCCGTGGCAGATCTAAAGGTCGCGGAAGTTGAATTAGCAAACGTGAGAGTGCTGGTAGAAAAAACCATTGTGTCCAAAACCGAACTGTATGTCATTCAAGCCAAGGTCGATGCGTTGAAAGCGGACGTGGAAGAAGCTCTGGCAAATAAAGAGCAGCAAGCCTTAAATCTTTCGTTTTCAAGAATAAGAGCTCCTTTTGACGGTTTTATTAATCGTATTCCAAATAAGGTGGGAAGTTTGATAGCCGAAGGAGACATCTTGACCTCACTGTCTGATAATCATGAGGTATTCGCCTATTTCAACCTTTCAGAAGTGGATTATCTTAACTACATTGCTTCTGGCGAACAAGGGGCCAAAGCTGTGAGCTTTGAACTCGCCAATCAAGTCCTTTATGAGTATGAAGGGACTATAGAAATGATTGAAAGTGAATTCGATAGCTCAACAGGGAATATTGCGTTACGGGCAAGGTTTCCTAATCCTGACGGACTGTTAAAACAAGGGGCGAATGGTAAGGTCATCGTCAATGAAACCCTTCAAGATGCGTTGGTGATTCCGCAAAAATCCACCTTTGAAATTCAAGACAAATTGTATGTGTACGTCGTCAATAAGGATAATGTCCTTGAGCAAAGGAATATTGTTTCAAAAATGCGGTTGCCAAAATTTTATGTTGTGGAGTCCGGTTTATCCAATGACGAACAGATACTTTTCGAGGGTGTGGAGAATGTCATGAATGGAGACCAAGTGCATCCTGTTCACGTGAAAATTGCCAGGGCGATGATGTGA
- a CDS encoding proteasome subunit alpha, whose product MMGQQGDFLQVLRERGYAVEDLRQAFNGGTLSGHPEITAGTTVFAIKYADGVLVAGDRRATAGNVVMYDRTDKVLELDRFSVLAIAGVPATAFEMARILEHSFKYYRRSQLQDLSFEGKLRALSTLLKNNAPAALAGTGTVAPIFAGYDQLEGSGKIFFYDILGAEFEAVEYAVSGSGSSTIRGILFYMNRWGNGPVAGMNEEEALTFVLRLMTSAAEFDSATGGVDAQAQLYPIVKRISAEGVRTIPAERLKSLFSEKVLNHV is encoded by the coding sequence ATGATGGGACAACAGGGTGACTTCCTTCAGGTTCTGCGAGAACGTGGCTATGCGGTCGAAGACCTTCGGCAGGCGTTCAATGGCGGGACGCTATCAGGCCATCCTGAGATTACAGCCGGGACGACGGTCTTTGCCATCAAGTATGCTGACGGGGTCCTCGTGGCTGGTGATCGGCGGGCAACGGCCGGAAATGTCGTGATGTATGATCGCACCGATAAGGTCTTGGAATTGGATCGGTTTTCTGTCTTAGCCATTGCAGGTGTTCCTGCCACCGCGTTTGAAATGGCCAGAATATTAGAGCATTCTTTTAAGTATTACCGGAGAAGCCAATTACAGGATTTGAGTTTCGAGGGAAAGTTGAGAGCCTTATCAACATTGTTGAAAAATAATGCCCCTGCGGCGTTGGCAGGAACCGGAACCGTGGCGCCAATTTTTGCGGGGTATGACCAACTTGAAGGGAGCGGAAAAATCTTTTTCTATGACATCTTAGGAGCAGAATTCGAGGCGGTGGAATATGCTGTCTCTGGGTCCGGGTCTTCCACGATCCGGGGGATTTTATTTTACATGAATCGGTGGGGGAATGGTCCCGTTGCCGGAATGAATGAAGAGGAAGCTTTGACCTTCGTGCTACGGCTGATGACCAGTGCTGCAGAGTTTGATTCCGCTACTGGTGGAGTGGATGCGCAGGCGCAACTCTATCCCATCGTGAAACGCATATCTGCGGAAGGAGTGAGAACCATTCCGGCGGAGCGGTTGAAATCACTGTTTTCTGAAAAGGTGCTGAATCATGTATGA
- a CDS encoding RNA recognition motif domain-containing protein: protein MGSKIYVGGLPYSTAEQELADLFGQHGAVTSAKIITDKYTGQSRGFGFVEMASDAEAKAAIEALNGTEMGGRTLTVNEAKPQAPRTGFGGGGGGNRGGGGNRGGGGDRW from the coding sequence ATGGGTTCAAAGATCTATGTGGGTGGCCTGCCGTATTCCACGGCAGAGCAAGAATTGGCTGACCTATTTGGCCAGCACGGCGCCGTGACGTCGGCTAAAATTATTACGGACAAGTACACGGGGCAATCTCGAGGATTTGGTTTTGTGGAAATGGCTTCGGATGCTGAAGCCAAGGCGGCGATTGAGGCGCTCAATGGAACCGAAATGGGAGGGCGTACCCTGACGGTCAATGAAGCGAAGCCCCAAGCACCGCGAACCGGATTTGGTGGCGGTGGTGGCGGAAACCGTGGCGGTGGTGGAAACCGTGGCGGCGGTGGAGACCGTTGGTAA
- a CDS encoding AAA family ATPase: MSDSSEFSSSKDSSPSAGSSFPKSSRKSGNSPLAVIDQCLASLPEGDHRIPLLYQLRHGLVEQTTASQQQEADMKKLQGVLEKLTAPANRVGTLLGQPDKGVARIMVGGAEYYANVDPRLEEEGLKVGHQILVNEAYVVIRSLGYDRNGPIVKVREILGDGRLRIDQEAGRQGILIQRADDLTDTELKVGDEVRLDPSHRIAIERLENPQGQSHLLAELPTVRWEHIGGQQEAIQAIRRSIEYPLLHEELFSRYQFQQPKGFLLYGPPGCGKTLIGQATAASLGQLFAKERETLTPHGGTQEQGSASQLPPIEGGVFLHVKGPEVLNMWVGESERIIRDLFLQARQQRQAGKLPFIFIDEAESILGTRRAVRSYNVSNTLVPMFCAELDGIESLSQVVVILASNRPDMIDPAVLRPGRIDRKIKVGRPGRNDVAEILRVYLTADLPYDTKKAAGSEQEDEAPVSQIIDGLLEDLFQRSQENRVLAIRLRNGRREILYRRDLLSGAVLAGIVRRAKERAIERAIQAGDQVASGLSLNDLLIASNEEFKESEIFPPDDSAEEWLKLLDYHPDQVVGVSSLRPGKAEEEHRTSQIV; the protein is encoded by the coding sequence ATGAGTGATTCTTCAGAATTTTCTTCCTCCAAGGATTCTTCTCCGTCTGCTGGATCTTCATTCCCGAAATCCTCCAGGAAATCTGGGAATTCCCCGTTAGCGGTCATTGACCAATGTTTGGCGTCTTTGCCTGAAGGGGATCACCGGATTCCGCTGCTCTATCAACTTCGACACGGGCTGGTTGAACAAACGACGGCTTCACAACAACAGGAAGCCGATATGAAAAAACTTCAAGGAGTGCTTGAAAAACTGACGGCCCCGGCAAATCGAGTCGGGACGTTGCTTGGTCAGCCTGATAAGGGTGTGGCGAGGATCATGGTTGGTGGGGCGGAATATTATGCCAATGTCGATCCCAGGCTTGAGGAAGAGGGTTTAAAGGTTGGACATCAGATTTTAGTGAATGAGGCGTATGTGGTCATTCGGTCTCTCGGATATGATCGGAATGGCCCGATTGTGAAAGTTCGAGAGATTTTAGGTGATGGGCGTCTTCGTATTGATCAAGAGGCGGGCAGGCAAGGCATTCTTATTCAACGGGCGGATGATCTTACCGATACGGAATTGAAGGTCGGCGATGAGGTTCGGCTGGACCCATCTCACAGGATTGCCATCGAACGATTAGAGAACCCACAAGGGCAATCGCATCTTTTAGCGGAATTGCCAACTGTCCGTTGGGAACATATCGGTGGACAGCAGGAGGCTATTCAAGCCATCCGCCGGTCGATAGAATATCCTCTCCTGCATGAAGAGTTGTTCTCACGGTATCAATTTCAGCAACCCAAGGGCTTTCTCCTGTATGGCCCTCCTGGGTGTGGAAAGACCCTGATTGGCCAAGCCACGGCGGCAAGTCTTGGGCAACTCTTCGCGAAAGAACGTGAAACGCTTACGCCTCATGGTGGAACGCAAGAGCAAGGCTCTGCCTCTCAACTTCCGCCGATTGAGGGTGGCGTGTTTCTCCATGTGAAAGGTCCTGAAGTTCTGAATATGTGGGTCGGGGAATCGGAACGAATCATCCGCGATTTATTTCTTCAAGCCAGGCAACAAAGGCAAGCCGGGAAGTTGCCATTTATCTTTATCGATGAAGCCGAATCCATTTTAGGGACGAGACGGGCGGTGCGGTCTTACAATGTCTCCAATACCCTGGTTCCGATGTTTTGCGCCGAACTCGACGGGATTGAAAGCCTTTCCCAAGTAGTGGTGATTCTGGCTTCAAATCGTCCGGATATGATTGATCCGGCTGTGCTGCGACCTGGAAGAATTGATCGAAAAATAAAGGTGGGCCGACCTGGGCGAAACGATGTGGCGGAAATATTGCGTGTCTATTTGACAGCTGATCTGCCTTACGACACGAAAAAGGCTGCCGGCAGTGAACAGGAGGATGAGGCACCGGTGTCGCAGATCATCGACGGACTGTTAGAGGATCTCTTTCAACGAAGCCAGGAGAATCGAGTGTTGGCCATTCGGTTGCGTAATGGACGGCGTGAAATTCTCTACCGGCGGGATTTATTGAGTGGAGCGGTGTTGGCGGGAATCGTCCGGCGTGCAAAGGAACGAGCTATTGAGAGGGCGATTCAAGCGGGCGATCAGGTAGCCTCGGGTCTGAGTCTCAATGATTTACTCATCGCCAGCAATGAAGAGTTCAAGGAAAGTGAAATTTTCCCCCCGGATGATTCAGCTGAGGAATGGTTGAAGCTCCTGGATTATCATCCCGACCAGGTTGTTGGAGTATCCTCCCTTCGACCTGGAAAGGCTGAAGAAGAGCATCGGACATCTCAGATTGTGTAA
- a CDS encoding ubiquitin-like protein UBact has product MTNEYEYAQAVGGLERKERPIDPLSRPSGPGDQESGPKRPETDSPSRDNLMKRMRKVDPKQAEKYRQRTGE; this is encoded by the coding sequence ATGACAAACGAATATGAATATGCCCAAGCCGTTGGCGGTCTTGAACGCAAAGAACGGCCAATCGATCCACTCTCTAGACCATCGGGGCCCGGCGATCAGGAATCAGGTCCTAAACGCCCGGAAACTGATTCACCATCCCGTGATAATCTCATGAAGCGCATGCGCAAGGTGGATCCCAAGCAGGCGGAAAAATATCGCCAACGGACCGGGGAATAA